The following proteins come from a genomic window of Candidatus Eisenbacteria bacterium:
- a CDS encoding 2-oxoacid:acceptor oxidoreductase subunit alpha, with protein sequence MSQKKREASTKNRDPQRPEVTPTEKNPEKKSPASDGPSRPRKEPQRHQPTREQRDHVVLRLAGDSGDGMQLTGNQFTRTSALFGNDVATLPDYPSEIRAPKGTLPGVSAFQINFSSLDIHTPGDRPDVLVAMNPAALRVNLTDLEPGAIIVANTGTFIEREFKKAGYTTNPLEDGSLDGFRVISVDISYLTNQALQEIDLSTQVKDSCKNFFALGLMYWLFNRPMTATESWIKEKFKPTPTLCEANLRALQAGWAYGEATELFQNTYEVPPTVLPPGKYRNINGNSAVALGLIAAAQKSGRPLFYGSYPITPASDILHELSRYKKYDVLTFQAEDEIAAMCSTIGAAFGGSIAATATSGPGLDLKEESIGLAYIMELPIVIINVQRGGPSTGLPTKTEQSDLLTAIYGRHGDADLPVIAASSPPELFHMTYEAVRLAVKYMTPIILLSDGYLANGAEPWNIPKYKDLPPIKVNFRTDPEGFQPYLRDPITLSRPWVVPGTPGMEHRVGGLERDAETGSVSQDPLNHEKMSKLRADKVMRIADDIPPAVVEGSQEGDILIVSWGSTYGPIQSIVQQFVDGGDTVGHVNLRYLNPFQKNLGEILKRFKRVLVFELNFGQLCLLLRGRFLIDARSYTKVQGQPFKQFEIHRAIERELKDMRAGKGAAK encoded by the coding sequence ATGTCTCAGAAAAAGCGTGAGGCGTCGACCAAAAACCGTGATCCGCAGAGGCCCGAAGTGACTCCGACCGAAAAAAACCCTGAGAAAAAGAGCCCCGCATCAGATGGCCCTTCGAGGCCCAGGAAAGAGCCCCAGCGCCATCAACCGACCCGCGAGCAACGGGATCATGTTGTCCTGCGTCTCGCCGGCGATTCGGGCGATGGGATGCAATTGACCGGAAATCAATTCACCCGCACCTCGGCCCTGTTTGGGAACGATGTCGCGACGCTGCCTGATTACCCTTCGGAAATCCGGGCGCCCAAGGGGACGCTCCCGGGTGTCAGCGCCTTCCAAATTAATTTCAGCAGCCTCGACATTCATACGCCGGGCGACCGGCCGGATGTTTTGGTTGCGATGAATCCCGCGGCGCTGAGAGTGAATCTCACCGACCTGGAACCCGGAGCCATCATCGTGGCCAATACGGGAACCTTCATCGAGCGGGAGTTCAAGAAGGCGGGTTATACAACAAACCCCCTTGAAGATGGCAGCCTCGACGGCTTTCGCGTCATCTCCGTTGATATTTCGTATCTGACCAACCAGGCCCTCCAAGAGATCGATCTCAGCACCCAGGTCAAGGATAGCTGCAAAAACTTTTTCGCCCTCGGTCTGATGTACTGGCTCTTTAATCGCCCGATGACCGCGACCGAATCCTGGATCAAGGAAAAGTTCAAGCCTACTCCGACGCTGTGCGAAGCCAATCTCAGGGCGCTTCAGGCCGGATGGGCCTACGGCGAAGCGACCGAACTCTTTCAGAACACATACGAGGTCCCGCCGACCGTTCTTCCGCCTGGCAAATACCGGAATATCAACGGGAACTCGGCTGTGGCGCTCGGCTTGATTGCGGCGGCGCAGAAGAGCGGCAGGCCTCTTTTCTACGGCAGCTACCCGATTACGCCGGCGTCGGATATCCTTCACGAGTTAAGCCGTTATAAGAAATATGACGTCTTGACCTTTCAGGCGGAGGATGAGATCGCCGCCATGTGCTCTACCATCGGCGCGGCCTTCGGCGGATCGATCGCGGCGACGGCGACCAGCGGCCCCGGACTCGATTTGAAAGAGGAATCGATCGGCCTGGCCTACATCATGGAACTACCGATCGTCATCATTAATGTACAACGCGGCGGACCAAGCACCGGACTTCCGACAAAAACAGAGCAATCCGATCTTTTGACGGCCATTTACGGACGGCACGGCGACGCCGATCTTCCGGTTATCGCGGCCTCTTCGCCGCCGGAGCTCTTTCACATGACCTATGAGGCCGTCCGGCTCGCCGTCAAGTATATGACGCCGATCATCCTGCTCTCGGATGGATACCTGGCCAACGGCGCGGAACCATGGAACATTCCAAAATATAAAGATCTCCCGCCTATCAAGGTGAACTTCCGGACCGATCCCGAAGGATTTCAACCCTATCTCCGCGACCCTATCACCTTATCACGGCCTTGGGTGGTCCCCGGCACGCCCGGAATGGAGCATCGCGTCGGCGGTTTGGAGCGGGATGCCGAAACGGGCAGCGTCTCCCAAGATCCGCTCAATCACGAGAAAATGTCAAAGCTGCGGGCCGATAAGGTGATGCGGATCGCCGATGACATTCCCCCGGCCGTCGTTGAAGGGTCGCAGGAAGGGGACATCCTCATCGTTTCATGGGGAAGCACCTATGGCCCCATACAGAGCATTGTTCAGCAATTCGTCGACGGAGGCGATACGGTGGGGCATGTCAATCTGCGCTATCTTAATCCCTTTCAGAAAAACCTCGGCGAGATTCTCAAGAGGTTCAAGCGGGTCTTGGTTTTTGAACTGAATTTCGGGCAGCTGTGCCTTTTGTTGAGAGGCCGCTTTCTGATTGACGCCAGATCCTATACAAAAGTTCAAGGCCAGCCCTTCAAACAGTTCGAAATCCACCGGGCGATTGAACGGGAATTAAAGGATATGCGTGCCGGGAAGGGAGCGGCAAAATGA
- a CDS encoding tetratricopeptide repeat protein — translation MAAWFFNAERKIKSADAALAKGFFYEALKEYKAILKKETDNKMILMQAENGSKKAREGLIKAQLAEAERLLGENDPVEAAECCRNAVDLAGADLDSKEAKKMLARLMPGMDESLDSEIGVDTKPSGGAVLRPACGCRAEVCELDPSVPLDIDKDELFELYLNAYPEERAEELRHLGSVFRDAFLLTQEGKGAEASDRFAEASAEEAGRPMFRFHQAQALYSCGRDEEALKILEDLPLPEDLRPVRTELRTGLFWRLKQVENAENEARQLAAMAPDDLGSSHLYAQILAAQGKYQESLDILDEWLDPGQVVPPIDMLVIQLNLKLDRVDEARQLLERAVNQYFHNSLSRKNQSPVNESFGLGTRMFTPQEDEDNAENPFPLWAGRTLLNLYIKHQEEPDRVNGLVETLIMFDPGAEVEYRDRFENYVNSWE, via the coding sequence ATGGCTGCCTGGTTCTTCAATGCTGAGCGAAAGATAAAAAGCGCCGACGCGGCGCTCGCCAAGGGTTTTTTCTACGAGGCCCTGAAAGAATACAAAGCCATCCTTAAAAAAGAGACCGACAACAAAATGATCCTCATGCAGGCGGAGAACGGATCCAAGAAGGCGCGCGAAGGATTGATAAAGGCGCAGCTTGCCGAGGCGGAACGGCTGCTCGGCGAGAATGATCCGGTCGAGGCGGCGGAATGCTGCCGGAACGCGGTCGATCTCGCCGGTGCGGATCTCGATTCGAAGGAAGCCAAAAAGATGCTGGCGAGGCTCATGCCGGGGATGGATGAATCACTCGACAGTGAGATCGGCGTCGATACAAAACCATCCGGCGGAGCCGTTCTCCGGCCGGCGTGCGGCTGCCGCGCCGAGGTGTGCGAGCTGGATCCTTCCGTCCCCCTCGATATAGACAAAGATGAACTTTTTGAGCTTTACCTCAACGCCTATCCGGAGGAACGCGCTGAAGAGCTGCGCCATCTTGGATCGGTGTTCCGCGACGCCTTTCTCCTGACGCAGGAGGGCAAGGGGGCCGAGGCGTCGGATCGTTTCGCCGAGGCTTCCGCCGAAGAAGCCGGCCGGCCGATGTTCCGCTTTCACCAGGCGCAGGCCCTGTACTCCTGCGGCCGGGATGAGGAGGCGCTGAAAATCCTCGAGGATCTGCCCCTTCCCGAGGACTTGCGGCCGGTGCGGACCGAACTGCGAACCGGTCTTTTCTGGCGATTGAAGCAGGTGGAGAATGCCGAAAACGAAGCGCGGCAACTCGCGGCGATGGCGCCGGATGATCTCGGCTCATCCCATCTCTATGCGCAGATTTTGGCGGCGCAGGGGAAGTACCAGGAATCCCTCGACATCCTCGACGAATGGCTCGATCCCGGCCAGGTCGTGCCGCCGATCGACATGCTGGTGATCCAACTCAATCTGAAACTGGACCGGGTGGATGAAGCCCGGCAGCTGCTCGAACGGGCGGTGAATCAATACTTTCACAATTCCCTCTCACGCAAGAATCAATCGCCGGTCAATGAATCCTTCGGATTGGGCACGCGGATGTTCACTCCGCAGGAAGATGAGGATAATGCGGAGAATCCCTTCCCGCTCTGGGCCGGACGGACGCTGCTGAATCTCTATATTAAGCATCAAGAAGAGCCGGACCGCGTCAACGGCTTGGTGGAGACCCTTATTATGTTCGATCCCGGCGCCGAGGTGGAGTACCGGGATCGATTTGAAAACTATGTGAATTCGTGGGAGTAG
- a CDS encoding tetratricopeptide repeat protein produces MQSASYDLFLSYQSEDSAQAEHLYQRLQSAGFKVWFDRARLQAGFNWHAEIEEGVEASRIVLPILTPRWKNSEWTKFETYGAEVVIPLLCEGDWDDVATPPLKRWQNISIDAADPDPADWKKLLAAIRDHLRRPAPIKSERMAFLRYTVNPHFVGREREMNRIHEALHAEPTAALSQGKIHAIVAMGGIGKTTLARHYAERFWRLYTQIFWVDAREEESLRSGYAGIAKLLFPERENGTDEEKLAQRALVELNGSTERLLVLDNVEDEESIQRWIPKSGGCRTLITSRFTAWSPGIGTSRVYVLDPGPARELLLRRTGRYGREAQSESCDRLAETLGYLPLALEQAAAYVAEEGPDFGFEDYLELYREATQDCLAEGVLGSTEYPDSVVTTWKATLAKLSPQARTLLRFSSFLSPEPIPIELFIKNVERVRAHFSEFPLPAGSKPAKESSSDNFMIRNALKDLTRYAMVDNTGQSFLVHSLVQMVERLNAAGDRRSVWLGHLLEMVNAYGPVNAHYPITWDIWDGLRPHAEFLLNLIPEELKAETALSLNEELAKWYYGKGLYNKSLVWEGLKLELAKRLLPENDPRMGSYLINYGESLLRVRGRAEEAAEIFLKAVKIEENASGPESPSVADNLNYYAMALKDSGQEEKAENVYRRALAIYDKTSFPDSERLARVLTNLSSRLLDRGDCQGAEPLIKRAVDLLESGKISASFPYIHHMLAQLGIIYYETGRNAAAEPLLKRALEFCAGTLGPEHPEMVFPLETYAEFLGSEAAVDAAMEVYQRTLKVVEKNSGKESYTYARILNNIGLLLQSHNRLDEAEKPLIESLEIRRRVCGDDSAEFMRVMGNLGELYREMGRLDDAHQYLDPAVQYWDRADVEIKFEAGRLFHKLARLYRYEAKSKETEEMFRKALKILDQRPEHEWTREARREWYEISGEKPD; encoded by the coding sequence TCTCCAGGCGGGATTCAATTGGCATGCGGAGATTGAAGAGGGGGTTGAGGCCAGCCGCATCGTGCTCCCGATTCTCACCCCGCGGTGGAAAAACTCCGAATGGACCAAGTTTGAAACCTACGGCGCCGAGGTAGTCATCCCTTTGCTTTGTGAAGGGGATTGGGATGATGTGGCCACGCCTCCATTGAAGCGGTGGCAGAATATCAGCATCGATGCGGCGGATCCTGATCCGGCTGATTGGAAGAAGCTGCTTGCGGCGATCCGCGATCATCTTCGAAGGCCGGCCCCGATCAAATCGGAACGGATGGCCTTTCTCCGCTACACCGTAAATCCTCACTTTGTCGGACGCGAGCGGGAGATGAACCGGATTCATGAAGCCTTGCATGCAGAGCCGACGGCTGCCCTATCGCAAGGGAAAATCCACGCGATCGTCGCCATGGGGGGGATCGGGAAGACAACGCTGGCCCGCCATTATGCCGAGAGGTTTTGGCGGCTTTACACCCAGATTTTCTGGGTTGATGCCCGCGAGGAGGAGAGTCTTCGAAGTGGTTATGCGGGCATAGCGAAGCTCCTATTTCCTGAGCGAGAGAACGGGACGGATGAGGAAAAGCTGGCGCAAAGGGCGCTTGTTGAGTTGAACGGGAGCACCGAGCGGCTTCTCGTTCTGGACAATGTTGAGGATGAGGAATCGATTCAACGTTGGATTCCCAAGAGCGGAGGATGCCGCACTCTCATAACGTCGCGCTTCACCGCCTGGTCTCCGGGGATCGGCACGAGCCGGGTCTATGTCCTTGATCCCGGCCCGGCCCGGGAGTTGTTATTGCGAAGAACGGGGAGATACGGGAGGGAAGCGCAAAGTGAATCGTGCGACAGGTTGGCCGAAACCCTCGGTTACCTCCCCCTGGCTCTCGAGCAGGCTGCAGCCTATGTCGCCGAGGAAGGGCCCGATTTCGGTTTTGAGGATTATCTGGAGTTGTACCGGGAGGCGACCCAGGACTGTCTCGCCGAGGGCGTACTGGGATCCACCGAATACCCCGATTCTGTCGTAACAACCTGGAAAGCGACTCTGGCCAAGCTGTCACCTCAGGCGAGAACCCTGCTTCGGTTTTCATCCTTTCTTTCGCCTGAGCCGATTCCTATCGAGCTCTTCATCAAAAATGTGGAGAGGGTCCGGGCGCACTTTTCCGAATTCCCGCTGCCGGCCGGATCAAAACCCGCGAAGGAATCATCATCGGATAACTTCATGATCCGAAACGCCCTAAAAGATCTTACCCGCTATGCGATGGTTGATAATACCGGGCAATCCTTCCTCGTTCACTCGCTTGTACAAATGGTGGAGAGGCTGAATGCCGCCGGGGACCGGCGATCCGTCTGGTTGGGTCATCTATTGGAAATGGTCAATGCGTACGGTCCGGTTAATGCTCATTATCCAATAACCTGGGATATATGGGATGGGCTTCGGCCGCACGCGGAATTCCTTCTGAATCTCATTCCTGAAGAGTTGAAGGCCGAAACCGCCCTTTCGCTCAATGAAGAGCTGGCAAAGTGGTACTACGGAAAAGGTCTGTATAACAAAAGTCTGGTGTGGGAAGGGTTGAAACTGGAACTGGCAAAGAGGCTCCTTCCTGAAAATGATCCCCGCATGGGCAGCTATCTGATTAATTACGGTGAAAGTCTCTTGAGAGTCCGCGGCCGGGCGGAGGAGGCAGCGGAGATTTTTCTCAAGGCCGTAAAGATAGAAGAGAACGCCTCAGGACCGGAGAGCCCGTCTGTGGCCGATAATCTGAACTATTATGCCATGGCCTTGAAGGATTCAGGTCAAGAGGAAAAGGCGGAAAATGTTTACCGGCGGGCGCTCGCCATCTATGACAAGACCTCCTTTCCTGACAGTGAAAGACTGGCGCGAGTGTTGACCAATCTCAGCAGCCGGCTGCTGGATCGTGGTGATTGCCAGGGCGCCGAACCGCTGATAAAGCGGGCCGTTGATCTGCTTGAAAGCGGGAAGATTAGTGCTTCGTTCCCCTATATTCATCACATGCTCGCCCAGCTTGGAATCATATATTATGAGACGGGGCGAAATGCAGCGGCCGAGCCTTTGTTAAAGCGGGCGCTCGAGTTCTGCGCCGGCACTCTCGGCCCGGAACACCCAGAGATGGTTTTTCCGCTGGAAACCTATGCTGAATTCCTTGGATCTGAGGCCGCGGTTGATGCGGCGATGGAAGTTTATCAGCGCACACTTAAAGTGGTAGAGAAGAATAGCGGTAAAGAGAGTTATACTTATGCAAGAATACTGAATAATATCGGTCTGCTGCTTCAATCCCATAACAGGCTTGATGAGGCGGAGAAACCCTTGATAGAATCATTGGAGATTCGCCGCCGTGTCTGCGGCGACGACTCGGCGGAATTCATGAGAGTCATGGGCAACCTCGGCGAACTTTACCGGGAAATGGGGAGGCTTGACGACGCTCATCAATACCTCGATCCCGCGGTTCAGTACTGGGATCGGGCTGATGTCGAGATAAAATTCGAGGCGGGGCGCCTTTTTCACAAATTGGCCCGTCTCTATCGGTATGAGGCGAAAAGCAAAGAGACGGAAGAGATGTTTCGTAAAGCCCTGAAAATTCTCGATCAGCGGCCTGAACACGAGTGGACGCGGGAAGCGCGGCGGGAATGGTATGAAATATCCGGCGAGAAACCGGATTGA
- a CDS encoding MoxR family ATPase, producing the protein MSSESATEAIAAMEELTSARARILKELRKVIVGQDQVIDEMLIALFSDGHVLLVGVPGLAKTLLISTLAQVLDLKFNRIQFTPDLMPSDITGTEVLEEDRTTGQRVFKFIKGPVFANLLLADEINRTPPKTQAALLQAMQEKEVTASGQTFPLEPPFFVLATQNPIELEGTYPLPEAQLDRFMFNIFVDYPEEAQEVEIVSSTTGDNEPDIHRVLTGNDIVRLQKVIRRVPVSDYVVRYAVQLARATRPKATSLQFVKDWVSWGAGPRCSQFLIFGAKTRAVLLGKDTPSCEDVRKLALPVLRHRIITNFNAEAEGITVTDIIDRIIKEVPEPAGK; encoded by the coding sequence ATGAGTTCAGAATCCGCCACTGAAGCGATTGCCGCTATGGAAGAGTTGACCTCGGCCAGGGCAAGGATCCTCAAAGAGCTTCGTAAAGTTATTGTCGGGCAGGATCAGGTCATCGATGAAATGCTCATCGCGCTCTTCTCCGACGGCCATGTCCTTCTGGTCGGCGTGCCGGGGCTTGCGAAGACCCTGCTCATCTCGACGCTGGCGCAGGTGCTCGATTTAAAGTTCAACCGGATTCAGTTCACGCCCGATCTGATGCCCTCTGATATTACCGGGACCGAAGTGCTCGAAGAGGACCGTACAACGGGCCAGCGCGTCTTCAAATTCATCAAGGGACCGGTTTTCGCCAACCTTCTTCTGGCGGATGAAATCAACCGGACGCCCCCAAAGACGCAGGCCGCTCTTCTGCAGGCGATGCAGGAAAAAGAGGTGACCGCCAGCGGCCAAACATTTCCGCTCGAACCGCCTTTCTTTGTGCTGGCGACGCAAAACCCGATTGAGTTGGAAGGCACCTACCCGTTGCCGGAGGCGCAGCTCGATCGCTTTATGTTTAACATTTTTGTCGATTATCCCGAGGAGGCTCAAGAGGTTGAAATCGTCTCTTCCACAACCGGCGACAATGAGCCGGATATCCATCGGGTGCTGACAGGGAACGATATTGTCCGCCTGCAGAAGGTCATTCGCCGCGTTCCGGTGAGTGATTATGTGGTGCGGTACGCCGTACAGCTTGCCCGCGCGACGCGGCCGAAGGCGACCTCGCTTCAATTCGTCAAAGATTGGGTCTCCTGGGGAGCGGGCCCGCGCTGCAGTCAGTTCCTCATCTTCGGCGCCAAGACCCGCGCCGTCTTGCTGGGCAAGGATACGCCCTCTTGTGAGGATGTCAGGAAGCTCGCGTTGCCGGTGCTGCGGCACCGGATCATCACAAACTTCAACGCCGAGGCGGAAGGGATCACGGTCACCGATATCATCGACCGGATTATCAAAGAGGTGCCGGAGCCGGCCGGGAAATAA
- a CDS encoding 2-oxoacid:ferredoxin oxidoreductase subunit beta — MTRRDFASAMNPRWCPGCGDYAILNATQTVMAEMGIPRERFVIVSGIGCSSRFPYYMNTYGMHTIHGRGPAVASGLKVARPDLDVWIATGDGDGLSIGGNHLIHILRRNINVNILLFNNRIYGLTKGQYSPTSEFGKKTKSSPMGSPDRPFNPLALALGANATFVARTVDRYMGHMKEVLKAAAEHPGTSFVEILQNCVIFNDGAFEYITENAVREDHDLILEEGKPLIFGKERDKGIRLLKDGLEVVPLGNGTGEEDLMVHDSTREDPSVAMMLAHMEDLPGHTIDRWPVPLGIFRRVKHQTYDAVVHEQLSEAKKNKKVDVQSLLESGDMWEVKA; from the coding sequence ATGACCCGGCGCGATTTCGCCAGCGCGATGAATCCGCGCTGGTGCCCCGGCTGCGGGGATTACGCCATCCTCAACGCCACACAGACGGTTATGGCCGAGATGGGCATACCGCGCGAGCGTTTTGTCATCGTCAGCGGAATCGGGTGCTCCAGCCGTTTCCCTTACTATATGAACACCTACGGGATGCACACGATTCACGGACGGGGGCCGGCGGTGGCCTCCGGGCTCAAGGTCGCCCGGCCCGATCTGGATGTGTGGATCGCGACCGGCGACGGCGACGGATTATCGATCGGTGGGAACCACCTGATCCACATCCTGCGCCGGAACATCAATGTCAATATCCTCCTCTTCAACAACCGGATCTATGGTTTAACAAAAGGGCAGTATTCCCCCACATCCGAATTCGGAAAGAAAACGAAATCGAGCCCTATGGGTTCGCCCGACCGTCCCTTCAACCCGCTCGCCCTCGCCCTCGGCGCCAACGCCACCTTCGTGGCGCGGACGGTCGATCGGTACATGGGCCACATGAAAGAGGTTTTAAAGGCGGCGGCGGAACATCCCGGCACCAGCTTCGTCGAGATCCTGCAGAACTGCGTGATCTTCAATGACGGCGCCTTCGAGTATATAACCGAGAACGCGGTGCGCGAAGATCATGATCTCATTCTCGAAGAGGGCAAGCCCCTCATCTTCGGCAAAGAACGCGACAAGGGCATCCGCTTGTTGAAAGACGGCCTCGAGGTTGTGCCTCTCGGGAACGGGACCGGCGAAGAGGATCTCATGGTTCATGATTCCACGCGGGAAGATCCCTCCGTCGCGATGATGCTGGCGCACATGGAGGATCTGCCGGGCCACACGATCGACCGCTGGCCTGTGCCGCTGGGAATATTCCGGCGCGTGAAGCATCAGACCTATGATGCGGTCGTCCATGAACAGCTCAGTGAAGCCAAGAAGAACAAAAAGGTTGATGTACAATCATTGCTCGAATCAGGCGACATGTGGGAGGTGAAAGCCTGA
- a CDS encoding DUF58 domain-containing protein, protein MTARSKTGIFSGRKQRAESAGEGFVHLDPLLVSKLQRLDLVARLVVEGFLTGLHRSPYHGFSVEFAEHRPYMPGDSLRHVDWKVYGKRDRYYVKKYEEETNLRAHLILDASASMGYKSGGAVFSKFDYGVRLAAALTYLMLHQQDSVGLLLFADQVLRFVPPRSAPSQLRLVLAELDKARVQGTTEIGQSLHHLAAQVRRRGLVILISDLMDDPAKILSGLKHFRHRKHEVIVFHVLDPAEIDFPFKEESVFIDSETQEKLTTIPWEIADEYEARLAAWKKLYKKECADHHVDYVEIRTDMPFDLALLRYLEKRKKLH, encoded by the coding sequence ATGACGGCGCGCTCAAAAACAGGAATCTTCAGTGGACGGAAGCAGCGCGCCGAATCGGCGGGTGAGGGCTTTGTGCACCTCGATCCGCTGCTTGTCAGCAAGCTGCAGCGGCTCGATCTTGTGGCGCGGCTCGTGGTGGAGGGTTTTCTCACCGGGCTTCATCGCAGTCCTTATCATGGGTTCAGCGTTGAATTCGCCGAGCACCGGCCGTATATGCCCGGCGATTCCCTCCGGCATGTCGATTGGAAGGTTTACGGCAAGCGGGACCGCTACTACGTCAAGAAGTATGAAGAAGAGACAAATCTCCGCGCCCACCTCATTCTGGACGCCAGCGCCTCGATGGGGTATAAGTCCGGCGGCGCCGTATTCTCAAAGTTCGATTACGGCGTCCGCCTCGCCGCCGCCCTGACCTATCTCATGCTTCATCAGCAGGATTCCGTGGGATTGCTGCTCTTCGCCGACCAGGTCCTGCGTTTTGTTCCGCCGCGAAGCGCGCCGTCCCAGTTGCGCTTGGTGCTGGCCGAACTGGACAAGGCCCGTGTGCAGGGAACGACCGAGATCGGACAATCCCTGCATCATTTAGCGGCGCAAGTCCGCCGGCGGGGATTGGTCATCCTTATCTCCGACCTGATGGACGACCCGGCGAAGATCCTTTCCGGACTTAAACACTTTCGGCATCGCAAGCACGAAGTGATTGTTTTTCATGTGCTGGATCCCGCCGAGATCGATTTTCCTTTCAAAGAGGAGTCGGTTTTTATCGATTCGGAAACACAAGAAAAGCTGACGACGATCCCGTGGGAGATCGCCGACGAATACGAAGCGCGGCTGGCGGCCTGGAAGAAATTGTACAAGAAGGAATGCGCGGATCATCATGTCGATTATGTCGAGATTCGGACCG